One genomic window of Piliocolobus tephrosceles isolate RC106 chromosome 19, ASM277652v3, whole genome shotgun sequence includes the following:
- the OSM gene encoding oncostatin-M, with product MGVPLTRRTLLSLVLALLFPSMASMAAMGSCSKEYGMLLGQLQKQTDLMQDTSRLLDPYIRIQGLDIPKLREHCRESPGAFPSEETLRGLGRRGFLQTLNATLGRVLHRLADLEQHLPKAQDLERSGLNIEDLEKLQMARPNVLGLRNNIYCMAQLLDNSDMTEPTKAGQGASQPPTPTPTSDVFQRKLEGCSFLRGYHRFMHSVGRVFSKWGESPNRSRRHSPHQALRKGVRRTRLSRKGNRLMPRGQLPR from the exons ATGGGGGTACCGCTCACACGGAGGACGCTACTCA GTCTGGTCCTTGCACTCCTGTTTCCAAGCATGGCGAGCATGGCGGCTATGGGCAGCTGCTCGAAAGAGTACGGCATGCTCCTTGGCCAGCTCCAGAAGCAGACAGATCTCATGCAGGACACCAGCAGGCTCCTGGACCCCTAT ATACGTATCCAAGGCCTGGATATTCCTAAACTGAGAGAGCACTGCAGGGAGAGCCCTGGGGCCTTCCCCAGTGAGGAGACCCTAAGGGGGCTGGGCAGGCGGGGCTTCctacagacactcaatgccacaCTGGGCCGCGTCCTGCACAGACTGGCCGACTTAGAGCAGCATCTCCCCAAGGCCCAGGACTTGGAGAGGTCTGGGCTGAACATAGAGGACTTGGAGAAGCTGCAGATGGCGAGGCCGAATGTCCTCGGGCTCAGGAACAACATCTATTGCATGGCCCAGCTGCTGGACAACTCAGACATGACTGAGCCCACGAAGGCCGGCCAGGGGGCCTCTCAGccgcccacccccacccctacctCGGATGTTTTTCAGCGCAAGCTGGAGGGCTGCAGTTTCCTGCGTGGCTACCATCGCTTCATGCACTCAGTGGGGCGGGTCTTCAGCAAGTGGGGGGAGAGCCCGAACCGGAGCCGGAGACACAGTCCCCACCAGGCCCTGCGGAAGGGGGTGCGCAGGACGAGACTCTCCAGGAAAGGCAATAGACTCATGCCTAGGGGACAGCTGCCCCGGTAG